The sequence GTATGATGATGTCATGAGTTCTCTTTTGGCTTAGGATAGTAGCCATTCTTTTTGTGTGTCTTTGATTCTTACTTCAAGATAGCCACCCGAAGAAGTTTGAGGCGAGATCCCCATAAGGACACCATAGATATGTATCCTTTTAAACTCGAAAGAGCACCTTGTTTGTCTGGTTGATGGCTACGGCCATTGGCCAtgtttgtttatcttttttagTGACTCTAAGATAATGAGTCACTCGCCTTTTGCTTGCAATTGGCAAAGCAAGTTCTAGGATAGTGAACATGTCGTTGCTCGTTTCTCGTTCAACAGAGGTGGGAATTCAGACATTTGAATCCCACAAAACTCTACAGAGTTGCACCCTGCCCCATGTATGTATGTTGTGTGTCGTGTGTGTGGGTTAGGCCTGATCCATACGTCAAAACAAAATGGTTTGTCTCTTATTATTTTGATTCTATCAGTAGAGCTCACAATCCAAAAGAGGGGCATCTATAGACATCACATTTTACACCCCTTACGACTTGGGCCCTCGTTCCCTAATGATGGTAAAATTCTAaggcccaaggttggtttaagGCCTAATCAAATTCTAAATTGACTTCaaaaatgttaaaatggaaaaaataactttttatgagcaaatatatctattttggaaaataaaggccaAGGAAACACTCGGCCTGtaatgaatcccacatcatttggaagccattccaaacccctatttttcaactatataaagccttacatggtatattTCGAGGACAgagaaaatcctaagggaaaacatAAGATTCAccagaaatagtgaatcaaagggGGAGTTAGtcacacaaaacatcctcaagtcattctttttttttttttttattggagccTTTTATGGCAttgatctttgagttttaaGATTACTAGTCACTTCCTTGTTTGATTGTGAATAAATTTGACTGAGCGGAACAGTCaaaatcaagcctaggagcTTTTGTTTCGAGGTATTGAGTTctaagcttcttcttttttttttttctctctcttcattttaattattttttactatgttttcttgctttgtttatatcttaatatgtttgtttagccTAGGATTTAGTAGCTTCTATGTtttaaagcatgttaggttgttagtttctttagtttttgcttCTACTCTGTTTTCTGTCTTAAATTTCTAGGTTAGGGTTCTTAAGGCATGTTTGTGCACGCATAATTCTGTATGCACATGCAGGCTCAAAGTATGTGTATACAACTAGCTCGCGTATGCAGGCTTATGTATGCACATGTATACTTCAGCCCAGAACCCTAATTCGAGTTTTTctacttttgtttctttgtttcttttacatCATATGcctttgttttgtcttgtttttatgttcttaagttgttgtttctctttttattttttttttattttttttttgtccttaacatgattagattagggttttctcttgtgtttgttttatttttattttttattttaccatgaACATACATATGATATGTCCATTCATTGATGTATAGGTGCTATGATGCAGTAAGGTAAGTGAGGTgagtcatgcattcacatgaacatgcatttgtttGTTATAGGAGCTCTATATTCTTTTTATGGATATGTATATGCAAGGTTACATGCCATAGTAATATGTTTGATTGCTGCCATGTTTGGTTTTCACCATGATTTGTTTGCTACCTTGGATGTAATGAGATAGGAACATGCTAGGGTTTATGATGATATGATGCCATGATAGATGCATGTTAGGGTTTTAGGATGATTGGTCtcatgttgtatgcttagatgtaggctagtgtgtgtgagagttaGAATGACAATGTGGAATATGTCTTTAATAGGATTAAGGCGTAAGACACAATGACTGAAAGCCGACCCACGGGTCAGGAaattttgggtgcctaacaccttccccgttctttttcttcttcttcaatgtTAAGCAGCCAGGATGGCTACCATGATGCCGAGGTTTTTCGACGTAAATGGAGGAAGAGAGTTGCTGTGAACTCACCCTCAATCCTCCGTGCAATCTCTATAGGGGATAGCATAAATCCTTTAACATGGACGTCAATGTAGGGGAGCTGAGGATCTTTGGCCTTAATTGCTTTACTAGCATTCTAAAAAATCCAATATACAAGGGTGTAATCGAGAAAAAAATGGGCCGCCTGTAATTGATCGTCCGAGTAGGCGTAGATTGGGGATCTCAGGAACCTGTTCAAATCGGTGGAATTGATTAACTGCCTCCTCTTTTGGAAAGGGTAATCCTCTAAAAGCAACAAATAGGAAAAAACAAGTTTGGGGAAGAAAGGAATCAAAGACAATAGAAAAACTTATTGAAGGAGACTAGTGCTTTTACCCACCTGCTTTACTCGCAAAAATTAGGCACAGGAGTCTGTTGGGATACCAGTTCCTCGTGATCAAAAGATACTCCCTCCATTTCTTTATCTGAGTTTGGGAGACAAAAAATGAGTCTGACTTTCTCGAGGTTTTACTATCTTGAAAACCATACACATAGTTGATGTCATGCTCAGTAAGACTAAGACCGAGCCTCCCATTGAGCTCAGCTATGCTACTAACTACTCTAAATGTTTTAGGGGTGCATTGATCTGGGTAGACTTTAAAGTGtctcaaaaaaattgttaaaaggTTGCTCATGGGAATTCTAACTCCCCCATGTACAAACGAACCAAAAGGATAACCACCCTCCCTTCCCCTTTTACAAAGTCTACCTTCGACTCAGGGCAATAACTGACCCCAACGTCATCGGGAATCCCATAAGCCCTCTTAAACTCTACTAATCTCTCAAGAAAATCTACCATGGGCTTAAATTTACCCATCTCCCTAGCCAAATAGACTGGAAGGTCAAGAAAATGAAGTGGAAACCAAAAATGCAGAACAAGTAGAGGACTTACTAATTGGAAAAACTAGAACGAGGCACCACGGGAAGTTCAAAATGACCAGAAGTGCCCTTTCTTTCTCACTCtttctcaaggatgtaacaaagTAGAATGAGAGAAATGGGAACCTAGAAACTAGTTTGGGTTCCCCCTTTATATAAGGGAAAAAGGAGCAAGAAATAATGAAAGTGGCTCTTGGTTTCCCGAGCCTCCTTAATTCCTTAAATCCTAATCGCACCATTCAGAAACACACGTGTCACACATTAAAGAACGAAGAAACCAGTCACATCTGGAGGATTTTTTGCCAAACTACGCCACCTCCCATCAATAACAGTCAATGATTACCCCCTTATCTTGAGCCAAATCTCCACTTCATCATTAATGAAGAAGAGATTGTGGAGGGCTATTATAGAGGGGTGAACTTAGGTCGGTCTGTAGACCAAAGCCCAAGAAGTTAACCAAAGGAATGGGCCGACCCAAGGTATGGTTATAGATAAAACAACCCAAGTGGAAGGAAACCATCCAGACCTGCAACCATGGAGCTCCAAGCAGGCTACCTCTCCTAGGACTCATAATCGAGGTGACAGCTAAAGCCTTCTCCCTAAGGCCAGGGAATCTCGAGTAGTGCTTCTCTCAGTTAGCCAGGATCTCCAACTTTCCAAATATACCCTGAGgaacaaaatagagaaaatgcAAAGCCCAGTGAAACAattacctccgcattaatgaaaCTCCTCACCTAATGTCAGCCACATTCAATGTTGAATGACTAGCCTAAATAGTGGAAGCACCCCCAAAAGTCCTACATGATCACTAAGTGGTAGTGCAAGAGGATGATGGGACAGGTATCCCCCAAATCCAACTAGGAACTGGACAACTGGAGGATAAGGAGAAGAGAAGAAGTGGTTATAAAAAGAGAAGGGAGGCAACAGaggaaggggttcagaaaattagagagagaaagtatgtgcaagaacaagagagagaactagagagattgttttcttgagtttttatCCTTTGAATCCTTCTCATGTACCTCGGGAACATTGTTCCTTCATATATGAAAGCTTGATTTAGTTCATATCTGCTTTAACTTACTGCTTAACCCTCCCATTGTGGATTTGTTTCCTATCTTTTAGAAATTAGTTGCGTAAATCAATTACTTTCATCACTATTCACTTGTTGGCTATTTTTGACTCCCACAATACTCATTGGCATATCAatttttaagcttttttttttttttttttgggggttggggggggggtaTTAGTATAACTTATAGTGGCTTTATCATTATTTATCATATTTGATGTCATAAATCACATTGATTGCAATGTCAATGTGTAAActtttttatagtgaaattagTAATAgattttgcattttctttattgaAAAGTCTTGGTAGCTACTACTTACctatctctttgttttttttttctatccttctccctttcctttttcttcttctgctcTTTTACCAGCACCAAAACATTAAGAATTGAGATCATTTGCAGCGAAGTAATGAACAAAGCAAAAAGGAACAATTTACTGGCCTAAGAGACATGCATCATGATTTCTGAATCAAAGCACATGGCTGCTGTTGCCACGGGAATCCACCTGATTGGTTATGATTGATAGTTTAGTACTAAAATGCAATATCAggtgaaaaaatatttagaaccttAGAGCAAGCAATCCTAGTACCTAAACATCTTGGTCATGTGGCTCAGAAAAATGACTGCTTACTGGCAAAGCATTTTAACATAAATGGTTGATAGAATTATAGATAAGtgtttaaatttatcatttcctaatagtttaagTTTTTGAGACAATcgataatttattataatattagaGCATGAgatctacctcccatttaaaatattaaaattctcaTATGTTCTCACGTGAGGaggagtgttagaattatgattacgggattaaatttatcatttcctaactgtttaaacttttgggataatctttaatttattaatgCTTAGCAAAATCTATTTTATATGAGCAAATGTATCAAATGAATATACAGAAAGAAGGTACAAGATTACACCCTGCACGAATTGCCACCTCCCCAAGTCCCCAACCAACCTGAAAGAAGCCCCAGAAAGAGGAAATGACAACTCAAAAAAGTATTACTCCAAAACTTTTGATGGCCAAAAAAACATGATGAAGCACATTTAACATCAGctgcagccaaaaaaaaaaatctgtactGCAGACCTTTATGTGCTTTAAACAATACAGCCAGCTGCATGAGCCACATAACAGATCAAGGAAATCTCCGTTTGGGGTTTGTTTCTCCACAGCATCATTTCAGGTCCCCAACAAGACAGCCATAtgtttatatttgaaaatcaaTTATACAGTTACCAAACATCTCTGCAGCCTCAAGCTGTGGTAGTATTGTTTGACGATTTGAGCACAAAGAAACTGACAGAATATCTCTGAGATTTTTGTAGATTTCCTGAGATTGACTTTTAGCATTTTCATGGTTTGCATGATTCGGTTGTGACTTTACTTCGGTTTCAGCAGATGACCTTGAGTGCCCCTTCTTACACTGAAGAGATTGTGATTCTATATAGTACAGGTGAACACAGTCCGTCAGTGTTGAAGTTGATTTGGCCTCATAAAACAGAAAAGGCAATCAACTGATAGATAACAATGAACATGTCCGAATAtgtgcatgaacagtaaaacGATGATTGTAAGTAAAAATTCAAAGCATACCCATATTTGGccaaaaaagaattaaacaaaAGGATAGGATATAAAAGGAAGTTGTGTGTTATAATTAACCTaataagagcattctcatcaagagttttaaaaattttagcatttagcatctaAAAATCTAACTTTATAGTATTtaacacatcactttacaatatCCCTAAcattaaaacttctatttttttaccatttcatttaaatattctttctttattattttttattcttcctctctctcactcactccctctctctctcccaccaaaaaaaaaaaaaaaacctccatcCACAtctcccaccaccaccatccacATCCACAGCCAGATCCATCACCCACATGACCCACAACCCCATCAAACCATGACCCCATTGAAACCACAACCCCATCAAACCCACAACCCTATCGGACCCACTACCATCAACCCACAACCCCATTGGACCCACGACCCCATCAAACCCATGATGCACAACCCCATCATCGACTTGTGACCCCATCGGACCCACGACCCACTACCCAACCACCCAAATCGGACCAACAAACCACCGCACTGTGACCCAAGAACCAATCAATCCACaagagagagggaatgagaaagAGGTAGAGAACGAGAGGGAGAGTCTGAGAAAGTGAACAAGAGAACAAGAGTGAGTTTGAGTCTGAGGAGAAAGagaattaaaaacattaaaaaattataacatctTACTACAATGCGCTCTCAAAAATGAGAGCTCATTGTAGCaagatgtcaaattttttagtATATGGCATCTTTGATGGAGTAGGTTTTTATGgttataaatgttaaaaatggcattttagcatttataacactcttgatgagaatgctctaaatAGGCATGCAACCTTTTGTATGTTTTAGTTTCCAACAATGGAACTagcaaaacaccaaaaaaagaaatgcagAAAACCCCTGAATTAAAAAGGAATTAATCGTTCTCAACTTCATTCATAATGAGGATGTGATACAGCACGAATTCTCAATGGCGATTGAGAATCAACaagaatacaaaaataaaaataaaactacaagTCAATACCTAGCTAGGCTTGCTTGGAATTAGCACcaaacaagaaagagaaaacaaatccTAGGAATAATCACTGAGCCATTGGAAAATTTCCAATAGGAAATTTTATTACTCAAGCAAATTGTCTCCACTGAAGTTTAGTGTATCTATTTTCTATAAGTAGAGTTTAGTGTACATATATAGACTACTAGGACTAAACCCCTATCCTAATTAACTTAAGTCAAAGTCCAAttattaaatagtaaaaataaccTTGACtctagaaattaaataaaatactaattagAAAAAGGTTGTACCCAttgcacaaaataaaataaaatccaacaaagCAAAGTAAAAGCACAATTTCTtctaaactaaaataaaataaagttgtaTTCACGCTCCATATATCAGGGAACACTATCTTTTGGCCCTTAAAAAAGGCCAACAAACattgaattatattttccattaaagaaaaatgaatcacATCTTGTAACGCATATTAACGTCCTGCAGTTCACTGGTGTTTAGGTCTAAGTATTATACATAGTGCTCAATTACTTGCACATATTACTAAACAGAGAAGTATGCTATAATATAACTTTGTGAATTATCTATTGATATATACTTAAAAAGTAATTTACTAACAGAAATATACTTGAAATCCTATTGGGTAAAAGTGATTCCTCAAAGTAAATTACACTCATTCCAGATCTTGTGGATGTCCCACATGAACTCGTTTCAAATGGCAACATAAAGTACACTTAAGaatgcttttattttaattgtaagGAAACATGCACTTTAGATGGTTATTAATAGGCTGAAAGGCATGGTGATTTCGTGTTACCAACCAAGAAGGTTAAAATACCTTCAGGACTTGTGACGGAATCTTTCCTTGCTGCACTTAATTTAGCACGTGTAATACATAGCCATGTTCTTTCGACTTCATAATCACATTCTGATACAACTGGAACATGCCAGTATCCTTGATCAGATTCCTGTTAACATGTTGAACCAAGAATGTTTTATCTAGCTGATTTATCAGCTTTCAGTACTTTATTACTCACATCAACTCAAATATGCACATCATACTAAAATTCATccattttttagtttatttttaaattaaaataaaggacATTGGGAATCCATTGGTTCTGACCTGAATTAAAACAGAGCAAGAAGAAGGCATGTGAAAGACTGGACCAGAATCAGAAAAACTGAAATGCAccttatattaagaaaaaaaaaaaaattgttagaacaaatgcattaaaaaatcattcaagAAGTTCAAGCATTATCAGTTGCACAACTAGTTAtctagaaaaggaaaaaaaattgaagttagTATTATTTATCTGCAACCTATatacagctaaaaaaaaaaaggattcttTAAAGCATTAAGTCCTCAAGAGcttctcctcaaaaaaaaaaaaaaaaaaaaaaaaaaaaaaaaaaaaaaagtcctcaAGAGCTTCACTCACTTGGTGCCTCTCCTTCCATTTTGGGAAGAAATCATTTCCTAGAAGTTGAAATGTATGGTCTCTCATCTCGTCATTGGTCACAATTAAGCACTTAAACTTTATAGCTGCATACAACCAGTACCTGAAACACAGGTTATTAACCATAATGCTTTAAATGCATAgcatcataaaaatattttgacattataataagtaaaaaatttcaagtttaacatatatgtataaatataaatgtgCAAAGGAAAATGAATTACAACAGTATATATTTTGTACCAATCATCATTTGAACCAGTGGGCGTCGCATAGAGTGCATCAGCATTTTTCCACTTCTCGATCAAGGCCTTATTTACTGGTGCATCCATCTTACATCCGGTTATACGCTTGTTATGCAAAACTATGAGAGGCCATTTCTTTGAAGGAAATTTCTGACGTATTCCATTAACAACAGCACTGACCTTAAGAATTCCGAACCCCAACCCCAACCCACCCcacccccaaacaaaaaaaccactaatagtaaaaaaatgtgAATCTTTGAAAGTGTCACATTCACTTAAGCTATCAAATAACATACCTTGGATGGTACAAATCTCTTCTGGTTATAAATACCTACATTAGCTGCATCTACCACTGCTTCAAAAGGTCCATAATAGTCAAGCCATTTCTGCCAATAacaaatttattcattttccaTATTAAAGCCACATATAAGAATAGAAATAAGAATTACCAAGGGATTTTCATACTTGAAATTTCTGAAAGCttgaatttttctctttttttatagCTATAGATGCAACTGACTCAGCAAAATTCTCTGTTTCTTTAGGATCGAGGTCAATCAGCGCCAATCTCTCCCCACAGCAATTACACAAACCATCAGTTCCAACAGTAGTATATGAAACATTCCACCTTCCTTTCCCCAACCAACCCTGTCCATGCCAGCCTCCACCTCCATTTTCAATTGCTTCCTTTATCAAACTTGTATCCCATTTTGTTTTCCCCACTCTTGAAGCTGCCTTGCTATTAAACCATTTAACAATCAAATCTGCAGTAGTGGATGAGACCTTCCGTAAGCTTGTTCTTAGTTTATGCAACAAATAGTACACCTTGTCACCTTTACCAGCTCCTACACTTACTCTTAGGAGTGCCAACAATTCAGGCTCTTCTGGATGGACACCATGCTCCAACATGTGTTTCTCAACAGCAAATGCTTTTTCAATATCACCAATATCGCAAAAATAAGATAGAGCAGGACCATAAGAACGCAATCTTGGATTTATCCCCAACGGCTTCATTTGCTTCACCATATCAAATGCCAGGTCACCATTACCCATTGACACTGCCATTCTTGCTACAGATGTCAATGCTGCTTCATTCATTGGGACATTATCAGAACACATCTTCTCATATACCTCAAATCCCCTTTGAAGTGCATACTTCTTGAAATCTTCACCAACCTGAATTTTATGTTCTTCTTGGTCATCTTTTGTGTTTGAAAAGTCATCCACATCCTTTATTGGAGAATTTGGTTTATGCAAAAGCTGAGAAGTTGACTTTTTAAAGCCATTAGAAAAGCTGCTTAAGTTCTTTTCATTCGAAGTACTACTAAAATCTTGAAAGTTACTACTAGAATTCAACTCCAATTTACCTGGAGTTCCATCAATTCTACCAAAATCAACTAGCTGCTCGTTTGAAACCAGAATATTATTCAAATTAGAAACTCCATTAGACGAGTCCAATGGATTTAAAATCCTACTAGCACTCCCACTTTTAGCAGGATGAATAACACCCCTAGCCGCAGAAGAACAAAGATACAATAGGACAGTATAATGGTACTGTCTTAGCCTAATTCCTTCTTTAAGTGCCTTATCATACAATTGAATTGCACCCAAGACATCCCCTCTTTTCGAACACATATCCAATGCAAGCCTCAACGGAACTTCAGAAGAttcatccttattttttttagagccCTTCGCCTTATCTTCCTTCCCTACCTGATTACCATCAACTTTTCTGGGTTTCTTCTCCATCTTCTCATTAAACACTGAACTACACACACTCTCCAAAGAATATACCATCATATTCTCATCTCTAGTCCTTAGAGAAAACTTCCCAGAACCCATTTCCTTGCTTCTTCTAAAACCCAAGTTTTTCCTTCTGTTTTTATCTTTCGTTAATTTCCTTTCTGTCTTTTCCACCACTGAACCACCACCAAGATTTTTCAAAGATTTTCTTTGTGTTCGTTCATCCATATCCCTCATAGAAGAAAACCCAGCAACATTTTCTTTAGTAGTTCTTAAATTCATGGTTTTTGTTAAAGTGTGGTCCGTGATAGACACCTTTGTTTCCGTGTGACTAACATGTGCTCTAACtacaagaaagggaaaaaaacttGGTTTAAGTGTGTGTTTTTGAGGTGAGAAAGTGGaacatgaagaaaaagaagggaatTTGAAAGGCGTGAGTGTCAGAGGGGACTTACAGAGAGTGACCGAGAAGAAGTGCTTTTGCTGTAGTGTGTTGAAGGTAAAGGAGACCATTTGTGGCCGTTGGAGGAGCTCGCTAACATGTTGATATATATGAGCTTTAATATATGGTATTTAAACTAGTTGTGGGGTGGGGGGGCTTGGGATTGTATTGACAAATCAATCATttgtttttactaatttaataaattgtttttctcaaaaaaaattaataatacattCAATGAGAGTAGCAGATAATCCTAACGGTTTGAATtgacaagttaaaaaaaaaatgtaaaaattagttataacCTTAATACATCAATTGTATGGTTATATTTGTTATATAACTCACCTatataaccttttaaaaaacaataattaaattttggtaaTAAAGTGAAACAAAAATGGCTCactagatctctctctctccctcgggtggttttcttttttagctggttttttttttttttaatccaagctaggtattttatttatgtggaaaagagattattttcattttggtattGAGTTTTTCTTGTCAAagatttgtatttttatcttGCCATTGCCTGTTTGTGATTTGGCTTCAAATTAATACTTTTGTTGTTCTTTCAAATTGGGTGATTGAGATCTTTTGACTTGATTGATTTGTTGGAgtcttacttatcaaaagaaaggaaaaaacaatGTTGGAGCCAAAATTGTTAAATATCCCTTTTGTGATTTATGTTCTGTTTGGCTTATGGGAGAGTGAAATAGAATTATCACTTTGGCTCATATTGGTAGGGCTCTCCCATTGAAAgaatttctctaatttttgtcaaacctaatgaaaaaaaaatggcaaaaatgtCTTTTTGATTCCTACATTTTGGactattttttccattttgctcTCTACTTTTTTGGAATCTTATGTTGGTccctgaaaattaaaaattgctatcattttggtccttactgTCATCTTAATAATGGAAAAATCCTATGTGACAAATAAAATGTTCAACAGGCACATTAGATGCTAATGTGACcaataaagtaataataaaaaaatttatttttcattaaaaaaaaagctacgTTAGCATTTAAACTAAATACAAAAGCTATGTCAGAAAATTTagacaaaaaatgaaataaatattagaaaaaaaatatataacctATTTAAATtaacttctctttttttaatctcttgCTAGTTAAGCCAATTAATGGAAGGCGAATATATAGCACTACCCATGCCCAGACAAAGAAAAGGCACTCTTCCATATTTAGCACCTTTCGAGGGGGTTGCCCCTTTGGTGTTGAGTTGCTAGGACGAACCGATTGGTTTAATTCAAGGGTTGGTTGCCAGGAGACTATAACTTATGacatgtttggaagtttagaaaggaaggagagtagaggggagtagagaggaggagagtagtggggaggagagcagaggggaatggttatcctccaccttgtttggatgtttttaaaattagtaagggggaagTGAGTAATTAGCCCTTCCTCTTGTTTGGAATTAAGAATtaagaattattattaatttaaaaggaGGCAACGCCATGAATGATGTACTAAAGGGCAAGCTCAAAGTCAAGAAGTTAGAGAAGGAGAAAATGTTGAGCATGAGAACCAGTCAATGGGGTACCACTTCATGTAGGGTGCTACATTTGGAGAGGGAAATGGATCAAATGAAAAGAGTCATGGAAGAGATGAGGGAAAATATGAGAAGGACGAATCATGTAGATAATTCAATTCGTCAAACTGATTCTCCTTTCGTAGCTTCCATCAATAGTCATTCCCTGCCTTGcaagttcaagatgccttcCTTGGATTCGTATAATGGAACGCGCAACTCGTGTGGCCACATTGCAACCTTCATAACCACAATGCACCTTTAAGGAGTACCATATGAGataatgtgtagagccttccccACTACCCTTAAGGGACCAGCATGAGTGTGGTATAGCAAAATACCTCCGAACACTGTTGGTTCTTTTGAAGAGTTAAGTAAGTTGTTCGTCAACAACTTTATTGGAGGACAAAGGCACAAATGCTCCTCGTCCAGTTTGTTGACTATAGAACAAGGAGAAAATGAGATCTTGCATTCTATAATCACTCGCTTCAACAAGGAAGCCCTGACAGTAGACAAGATGGatgacaagttattattggcAGTCTTCCACAATAGAGTTAGTTCGGATTTATTTATTCACAAGCTTTATAATCAAGAGCCGCAAACCATGGCTGAACTCATCCATTTAACCCAAAGTTTCATGAATACAGAGAATGCAATCATtgccaagaagaggaagagagcaATGCAAATGGAAGCAGACCTCACATGCCATCCTGAACAAAGCCCTCGTCCAAAGAAAGCTCGAACGGGAGAGAAGAAGGACAAAGATAACAGAAAGGCAAATTCATCTTCAAGGAGGAATCAACACTATATGCCCTAGAACGCACCACTTAATCAGGTGCTTATGCAGATCAAGGATGACCCATCCTTGAAGTGACCAGAAAAGATGAACGGAGATCCCAGTAAACTCAATAAGAACAAGTATTACTGCTTCCATAAAGATCATGGGCATGACACGAATGAGTGCTATGACTTAAAGCAGTAAGTAGAGAATCTTATCATACAGGGAAAGTTAAGACATTTTGTTGGATGAGATCATAAAGACGAGAAGTTGAAAGGAAGGATAGAAGAGCCATGAAGACCCCCACTTGGAGAAATAAGAGTTATTATAGGAGGAACCTCAATAGGGTAGTCTTCCAAGTCAAGGAAAACATACCTGAAAGTGGTGCAGAATGTCCAACTCTCTAGACAACCACCAAGGATGAGGGGGGTAAACGAGTAAGCCATTACATTCACAAACGAGGACGCTGGAGGGGTCCATCACCAACATG is a genomic window of Quercus lobata isolate SW786 chromosome 2, ValleyOak3.0 Primary Assembly, whole genome shotgun sequence containing:
- the LOC115975696 gene encoding proteinaceous RNase P 1, chloroplastic/mitochondrial-like isoform X1 — its product is MVSFTFNTLQQKHFFSVTLFRAHVSHTETKVSITDHTLTKTMNLRTTKENVAGFSSMRDMDERTQRKSLKNLGGGSVVEKTERKLTKDKNRRKNLGFRRSKEMGSGKFSLRTRDENMMVYSLESVCSSVFNEKMEKKPRKVDGNQVGKEDKAKGSKKNKDESSEVPLRLALDMCSKRGDVLGAIQLYDKALKEGIRLRQYHYTVLLYLCSSAARGVIHPAKSGSASRILNPLDSSNGVSNLNNILVSNEQLVDFGRIDGTPGKLELNSSSNFQDFSSTSNEKNLSSFSNGFKKSTSQLLHKPNSPIKDVDDFSNTKDDQEEHKIQVGEDFKKYALQRGFEVYEKMCSDNVPMNEAALTSVARMAVSMGNGDLAFDMVKQMKPLGINPRLRSYGPALSYFCDIGDIEKAFAVEKHMLEHGVHPEEPELLALLRVSVGAGKGDKVYYLLHKLRTSLRKVSSTTADLIVKWFNSKAASRVGKTKWDTSLIKEAIENGGGGWHGQGWLGKGRWNVSYTTVGTDGLCNCCGERLALIDLDPKETENFAESVASIAIKKEKNSSFQKFQKWLDYYGPFEAVVDAANVGIYNQKRFVPSKVSAVVNGIRQKFPSKKWPLIVLHNKRITGCKMDAPVNKALIEKWKNADALYATPTGSNDDWYWLYAAIKFKCLIVTNDEMRDHTFQLLGNDFFPKWKERHQVHFSFSDSGPVFHMPSSCSVLIQESDQGYWHVPVVSECDYEVERTWLCITRAKLSAARKDSVTSPEESQSLQCKKGHSRSSAETEVKSQPNHANHENAKSQSQEIYKNLRDILSVSLCSNRQTILPQLEAAEMFGNCIIDFQI
- the LOC115975696 gene encoding proteinaceous RNase P 1, chloroplastic/mitochondrial-like isoform X2, which codes for MVSFTFNTLQQKHFFSVTLFRAHVSHTETKVSITDHTLTKTMNLRTTKENVAGFSSMRDMDERTQRKSLKNLGGGSVVEKTERKLTKDKNRRKNLGFRRSKEMGSGKFSLRTRDENMMVYSLESVCSSVFNEKMEKKPRKVDGNQVGKEDKAKGSKKNKDESSEVPLRLALDMCSKRGDVLGAIQLYDKALKEGIRLRQYHYTVLLYLCSSAARGVIHPAKSGSASRILNPLDSSNGVSNLNNILVSNEQLVDFGRIDGTPGKLELNSSSNFQDFSSTSNEKNLSSFSNGFKKSTSQLLHKPNSPIKDVDDFSNTKDDQEEHKIQVGEDFKKYALQRGFEVYEKMCSDNVPMNEAALTSVARMAVSMGNGDLAFDMVKQMKPLGINPRLRSYGPALSYFCDIGDIEKAFAVEKHMLEHGVHPEEPELLALLRVSVGAGKGDKVYYLLHKLRTSLRKVSSTTADLIVKWFNSKAASRVGKTKWDTSLIKEAIENGGGGWHGQGWLGKGRWNVSYTTVGTDGLCNCCGERLALIDLDPKETENFAESVASIAIKKEKNSSFQKFQKWLDYYGPFEAVVDAANVGIYNQKRFVPSKVSAVVNGIRQKFPSKKWPLIVLHNKRITGCKMDAPVNKALIEKWKNADALYATPTGSNDDWYWLYAAIKFKCLIVTNDEMRDHTFQLLGNDFFPKWKERHQNHNLFSVRRGTQGHLLKPK